ACGCGCGTGTTGGCGACCAGCACGCTGAGGTTCGCCTGCAGCCCTTTCTGAATGGCATCCCGCAGACTCAAACGATAGGGAACCTGCTGCGCGAGGGCGGTTCCGCTCCACACCGGAAACATCAACGCCGACATCGTAAGTACAACAAGAGTTCGTTTCATGACGATCACTCAATCGCGTGCGGCGATTGCTTTCCACAACAGCTGGAAGCTGGATTCGACTATGTTTTGCAGCTTGTGCTCGCCGGTCAGCGACCAGAGGAGCAGCGCGCCGAGAAATGTCTGCTGTGCCTGCAGCGCTATCCGATCTTTCCGCAGGCCCGGGTTAATCTCCCTGCGCTTCTGGCCGATCTCGATGGCGCGGGAGATGAGTTCACGACCATTGGCCATATTCACAGCCATGATTTCCGTGCTGCGCTTGCTGGAAACGAAGCCCGACACCAGTGCCCGCGCCAACTCCGGGCTCCGGCCCGGCTCTTCGGCAAGGCGCAAGAACAGCTGGCGCAGCACCGATTCAACCGGGCGTTTGCCCGACTCCACTTCCTCGACCGCCTCCTGGACTTTGCCGAGTTGAATCTCGGCGAGCACGCCGAGGACGTGGTCCTTGCTCTCGAAATAGTTGAAGAAGGTCCCTTTGCCGACGTCGGCAGCCTCGGTGATGTCCTCGACAGTGACGTTCGGAAAACCGCGCTCGCTGAACAACTGGAGGGCGCAGCGGAAGAGCCGAAGGCGCGTTTCCGCCGCCCGGCGCTCGCGGCGGCCGGCGTTATTCGGAGGCGGAAGGGCTTTCGCCCTGGGCCGGTCCTGATTCGCACCGTTTGTTTTTAGGCTATCAGCCATATATGACTTAACCTCAATAATGACTAACAGTCATAAATATAGGACGGAGAAGTCTTCCTGTCAAGGGGGTCGAAGGGTGGAGGGGTCACTGTCGAGGCGATGACGCGGCCAATGCTCCACGGCCGATTCCCGCCCCTGTTTCTTGCATGCGCTGATAGGAAGATACGC
The nucleotide sequence above comes from Terriglobia bacterium. Encoded proteins:
- a CDS encoding TetR/AcrR family transcriptional regulator; this translates as MADSLKTNGANQDRPRAKALPPPNNAGRRERRAAETRLRLFRCALQLFSERGFPNVTVEDITEAADVGKGTFFNYFESKDHVLGVLAEIQLGKVQEAVEEVESGKRPVESVLRQLFLRLAEEPGRSPELARALVSGFVSSKRSTEIMAVNMANGRELISRAIEIGQKRREINPGLRKDRIALQAQQTFLGALLLWSLTGEHKLQNIVESSFQLLWKAIAARD